Proteins encoded in a region of the Procambarus clarkii isolate CNS0578487 chromosome 28, FALCON_Pclarkii_2.0, whole genome shotgun sequence genome:
- the LOC138369431 gene encoding neurofilament heavy polypeptide-like, giving the protein MEYHAASLVSSVTTDQEAKESKSHNGPRSEGVRESQRTKKQWSSRVTTDQETKESESHNGPRSEGVQESQRTKKRRSPRVTTDQEAMEFESHNGPRNEGVREPQRTKKRRSPRVTTDQDAKESESHNGPKREEVRESQRTKKRRSPRVTTDQEAMEFESHNGPRNEGVREPQRTKKRRSPRVTTDQDAKESESHNGPKREEVREPQRTKTQRSPRATTDKNAKKSESHNGPRREEVREPQRTKTRRSPRATTDQNAKKSESHNGPRREGVQESQRTKTQRSPRATTYQDAKKSESHNGPRREEVREPQRTKKRRSPRATADQEAEESESHNGSGSGGNSSHQSSSTSPKFLQYRHVGVMGSRTLRRIS; this is encoded by the coding sequence ATGGAATACCACGCGGCGTCGCTTGTTTCGTCAGTCACAACGGACCAAGAAGCGAAGGAGTCCAAGAGTCACAACGGACCAAGAAGCGAAGGAGTCCGAGAGTCACAACGGACCAAGAAGCAATGGAGTTCGAGAGTCACAACGGACCAAGAAACGAAGGAGTCCGAGAGCCACAACGGACCAAGAAGCGAAGGAGTCCAAGAGTCACAACGGACCAAGAAGCGAAGGAGTCCGAGAGTCACAACGGACCAAGAAGCAATGGAGTTCGAGAGTCACAACGGACCAAGAAACGAAGGAGTCCGAGAGCCACAACGGACCAAGAAGCGAAGGAGTCCAAGAGTCACAACGGACCAAGACGCAAAGGAGTCCGAGAGCCACAACGGACCAAAACGCGAAGAAGTCCGAGAGTCACAACGGACCAAGAAGCGAAGGAGTCCGAGAGTCACAACGGACCAAGAAGCAATGGAGTTCGAGAGTCACAATGGACCAAGAAACGAAGGAGTCCGAGAGCCACAACGGACCAAGAAGCGAAGGAGTCCAAGAGTCACAACGGACCAAGACGCAAAGGAGTCCGAGAGCCACAACGGACCAAAACGCGAAGAAGTCCGAGAGCCACAACGGACCAAGACGCAAAGGAGTCCGAGAGCCACAACGGACAAAAACGCGAAGAAGTCCGAGAGCCACAACGGACCAAGACGCGAAGAAGTCCGAGAGCCACAACGGACCAAGACGCGAAGAAGTCCGAGAGCCACAACGGACCAAAACGCGAAGAAGTCCGAGAGCCACAACGGACCAAGACGCGAAGGAGTCCAAGAGTCACAACGGACCAAGACGCAAAGGAGTCCGAGAGCCACAACGTACCAAGACGCGAAGAAGTCCGAGAGCCACAACGGACCAAGACGCGAAGAAGTCCGAGAGCCACAACGGACCAAGAAGCGGAGGAGTCCGAGAGCCACAGCGGACCAAGAAGCGGAGGAGTCCGAGAGCCACAACGGGAGCGGAAGCGGAGGAAACAGCTCACATCAGAGTTCCAGCACCTCGCCCAAGTTCCTCCAATATCGCCATGTGGGGGTCATGGGAAGTCGTACTTTAAGGCGGATATCATAA